GATCCGGCTTCCCGAATATGATATCCTGATATCGAAATCGTATTCCACTTGGGAACCTCTTTACTGCAGTATTCAAAAATATCCGTGATGATCCGCATCGATGGCTTCGGAGGATAAATATAAGTTCCTCTGGCAGCATATTCTTTCAGCAAATCATTCTGAATCGTTCCGGATATTTTTTTCAAATCCGCACCTTGCTTTTTTGCCAACGCGATATAAAATGCAAGCAAAATGGAGGCAGTAGAATTAATTGTCATGGAAGTGGTAATACCTTCCAGACGAATTTTATCAAACAGTATTTCGAGATCACGAATTGAATCAATGGCAACACCGGCTTTACCAACTTCACCTTCCGACAAGGCATGATCTGAATCGTATCCGATTTGCGTTGGTAAGTCAAAGGCGACAGACAAACCTGTAGTCCCCTGCCCTAACAAATAATGATAGCGTTTATTACTTTCTTCAGCCGTAGAAAATCCGGCGTACTGACGCATGGTCCAAAGCTTACTGCGATACATGTCGGCCTGAACTCCGCGGGTAAAAGGAAACTCTCCGGGCTTTTCCGCCTTTGTATCATGATTGGAATAAACCTGTTTAATTTCTATTCCGCTTTCAGTAACAAATTTCTTTCCGGCAACTTCTTCAGTTTTCATGGTCTTCAAATTAATGCTCAATAAAATTCAGCGCAGCAATCTTAATTACCCAGCAATTTCCGGGCTTCCGACTTTAAGAAATCAATCGCCTTTTGTGTGGGAAGCATTTCGGTCTTTAAGACCTGCTCGAAAATCTGTGTACTCATTTGAATACCCGTACCATTCATCCCCACCTGGTTGAATGCATTATTGACAATACGAATCATGTCTTCTTTCGCGCTCTTCACTTCCTCCCAGCTTTGTTCTGAAACATAAATCTGTTGAGATAAATTATGTTCGAATTCCGCTCGTATCGTGGCTACCAGATCCGATTGCAATTGTCCTGCCGTCATGCCACCACGATGAACACGAACGAGAATGCTGTTCGGATTGATTCTTTCCAGAAAAAGCACAAGTCTTTCATAAGCCTGTAACTTCAGAGGAGTCCCGTCTTTCTGGCGAACAGCCTTTTCATCCATAGACCGGATTTGCATGTCCCTGTCAAGAAATTTTCTGACGGTCAGCAAATAAGTGTCAAGAGATCTTTTTACAACAAGAAACATGGCCATCAGTACCAGGAAAGCCGGTACAAAATACAGGAGAATGTCGGTGTAATCTTTGGTTTGATTCATGGATAGTTTATTTACCAGGCTCGGTATTTTGTTGTGAAATCAAATAAGTGTTTCAGTATTTTTTGTTCAGCAGCGTTGAATTCCATCTTTCTTCTTTCATACACTCGTTGCGCTACTTCTACGGCTTCTTCTATTCTGTAGGTTTTAAATCCTTCCGAACCGCCCCAGGAAAAGGAAGGTACAAATTTTGGCGGAAATCCATTGCCATAAATATTGGCACTTACTCCAACGACAGTTCCGGTATTGAACATGGTATTGATACTGCATTTCGAATGATCTCCCATGATCAGCCCACAGAACTGCAAACCGGTATTTATAAATTGCTCTTCTTTGTAACTCCAGACTTTTACTTTCGAATAATTATTTTTCAGATTTGAATTATTGCTATCAGCTCCAAGATTGCACCACTCACCCAATACTGAATTTCCAAGGAAGCCGTCATGTCCTTTGTTGGAATAACCAAGAATCACAGAATTACTAATTTCTCCACCAACTCTGCATTCAGGTCCGATGGTGGTGGCACCATAAATTTTAGCACCCATTTTCACCTGCGCGTGTTCTCCAAGGGAGAATGGCCCCCGAATCATGGCGCCTTCCATCACTTCAGAATCTTTTGCGAGATAGATCGGTCCTGTAGAGGCATTCAATATCGCGCATTCCACTTTAACGCCTTCTTCCAGGAAAAT
Above is a window of Bacteroidota bacterium DNA encoding:
- a CDS encoding GlmU family protein, encoding MNLIFFDDQTRENLLPLTYTRPVCELRVGILTIRDKWEKQLNLKGSFVTQDYLREKFPMNLGEDNLFINGSILPDKNLVAGIRDLKTGSRLMSGEIILAQRVAGTALEGFEKSAKLPAAETINYPEKVNKIEYSWDLFARNEQAIADDFAFLTAGRKSQPIPVSNKCIQPENIFLEEGVKVECAILNASTGPIYLAKDSEVMEGAMIRGPFSLGEHAQVKMGAKIYGATTIGPECRVGGEISNSVILGYSNKGHDGFLGNSVLGEWCNLGADSNNSNLKNNYSKVKVWSYKEEQFINTGLQFCGLIMGDHSKCSINTMFNTGTVVGVSANIYGNGFPPKFVPSFSWGGSEGFKTYRIEEAVEVAQRVYERRKMEFNAAEQKILKHLFDFTTKYRAW